The genomic DNA AACACTTCAGTCTATTATGAGAAACTCTTCATTTTCTCACAGCACCTCAAAAGGTCCCGAGTGACCTAGCATAATGTTAGGAcgatcctaatggcaatgaagtcaaTACTTCAATGAATCTATTAGGGCTTTCGATTACTGTGCACTATAATCATTCCACTCACTAACAtctcgatcgagtgagagtcatggattgattAAACTTGTTAGATGATGTGTTTAAAACTGTTGCCAAGTTGTcatgttttgaatatttcaaaatattgtttCCTAGTGTTTAGGAgattgttatttattgtttcCTAATGTTTAggagtttgttattttttgattaatcaTATGTGATCAGGGCTTATTTTTAGGACCATGATCTTAGTGGTTAGTTATTAAGTTTCAAGTCTTCTTAATGTAAGTTTCATAGTTTATTAAAACATCTCCTCCTTCGACATAATCTCGTGTGTTCTTTTCTTTAATCTtcatctttctttccttcctccAAAATTGTGTTTGTTTTCTGTTACAACctcaaaacaacaacaattggtatcataGCTTTCTTCTTAAGGTACCTGTGGGAGTTTGAGATTGAATTCAAGTGGACGCCATAGACGCATAAGCCAATTTTTCATCGATTGCTCCTCTAGTGTTCGACAAAGAAAATTATCAGATTTGGGCTGTGAGAATGGAGACCTACCTGGATGCAATGGATCTTTGGGAAGCTATAGAAGAGGATTATGAAGTTCTTCCTCTGCCAGACAACCCCACGATGGCCCAAATCAAGAATCACAAGGACAGAAAAACGAGAAAGTCAAAAGCAAAGGCCTATTTGTTTGTTGTTGTCTCATCGACTATCTTCACTCAAGTCATGTCACTCAAATCAACAAAAGCAATCTAGATTATCTCAAAATAGAGTATGAAGGAAATGAGAGGATCAAAGAGATTATCTCAAAGCAATTTGATTAGAGATTTTGAACTGTAGAAAATGAAGGAATCAGAAACCATTAAAGAGTATTCTGACAAACTTCTAAGCATTTCCAATAAGGTAAGACTGCTTGGGTCTGATCTACACGACTCGAGGATTGTTGAAAAAATCCTAGTAATGGTGCCTGAAAAGTTTGAGACAACTATTACGACCTTGGAGAACACCAAGGATCTGTCCAAGATTACTTTAGTAGAGCTCTTAAATGCTTTACAACTGCAAGAGCAAAGAAGTGTCATGAGGCAAGAAGGTGCTGTTGAAGGAGCACTGCCAATAAAGCATCAAGAAGGagggaaaatgagaaagaagaagaacaagaggaaTTTTGTTGCAAATGGTGATGCTACAGCAAATAGCAACAAGAACAAGACTGAAGGTACGAAAGAAAATCATCCTCCATGCTAACATTGTGGTAGAAAGGGTTATCCCCCTTTCAAATGCTGGAGGAGACCAAATGCAAAATGCAGGAAATGTAACCAACTTGGACATGAAGCTATGATTTGCAAATGAAAAGCTCAGTAGCAGGAAGTTGAAGCCCAAGTTGCAGATCAAGAGGTTGAAGATCAACTCTTTGTAGCAACATGTTTTGCAAGTAGCAATTCAAGTGAAAGTTGGCTCATTGATAGTGGTTGTACTAATCATATGACTCATGACAAGGAACTGTTTAAAGAATTGGAGAGCACTACAATCACAAAAGTCAGAATTGGCAATGGTGATCACATTATTGTCAAAGGAAAAGGTACTATAGCTATTGAAAGCTGCTTAGGTACAAAAACCATCTCTGATGTCTTATATGTGCcaaaaattgatcaaaacttGCTAAGTGTTGGTCAGTTGATAAAAAATGGCTTGAAAGTGATTTTTGAAGATAAACATTGTTTGATCACAGACGCAACACAGGTTTGGCACAAGAGTCTTGGTTACTTTCATCACACATGTGTGTTGTACATGCAAAGAAAGCAATTTGTGCAACATTTACCACCTCTATAAGAGCACCTATGAAGTTGCCAAGCATGCCAGTTTGGAAAGCAAACCAGGTTGCCATTTCCTAAAACATCTTGGAGAGCTACTCAAAAATTGCAGTTAATTCACACAAACTTGGCAGGACCTCAGAGAACACCTTCTCTCAAAGGTAACTTCTATTATATTGTTTTCATTGATGATCTAACTAGAATGTgttggattttctttttaaaattcaagTCAGAAGTTGTTGTCGTGTTctgaaaatttaaatcaaatgtaGAGAACCAAAGTGGCTAAAAAACTCAGGTTCTGAGGTCTGATAATGGAAAGGAATATAGCTCAgaacaattcaatttattttctgaAGAAGCTGGGATTGAACATCAGTTGACTGCTCcctacactccacaacaaaatggagttagTGAAAGGAGGAACCGATTCATCATGGAGATTAGTAGGTGTATGCTACACAAGAAAGGATTTCCAAAGAAATTTTGGGCAAAGGCAGCAAACACTgttgtttttcttcaaaacATACTACCCACAAAGGTAGTGAAGGATCAAACACCATTTGAGGCATGGCATGGGTATAAACCTTcattaaaatttctttaagtttttggttgtttatgttttacctatgtgattagtggttaattttataaaaattttgttataattatacccttcttttgatcttaaaaatagtttaaattagatattaatatatattttatggttatatgcaagtttaaattgaaaaatgaatgaaatgaaattttaaagtaaaatttaataataataataataataatatataaaattatatataatacatatacatcattatgtgcatgcatgtaatatatatataatataatataatatatatatgtgccatgtgtaatacatatatataatatataatttattaataacattaaattatttttatttttattttttaggcatgaagaattaaagcccatgaagacttaaagtccatgaagaattcaagtccatgaagaaatcaaacccatggaaaaatcaagcccatgaagaattcaagtccatgaagaaatcaagcacatgaaaaattaaagtccatgaagaatttaagcccatgaagaattaaggcccaatttgagcaacccatggaagatattatttggagaaggcccaaggattatttttaatcctaatgaagattaaaaaatcaatttatagaaatctatttttattttttatgtgagagctttattaggtgtgtgttttagctaaaatccacttaactattaggtggatattatagctaaaatccatttaactttatgaatgctttattaggtatgtattttagctaaaatccatttaatattaggtgtgtattatagctaaaatccatttaactttaagtgtgtgagtgcccattagatataattatgtctagttgaataattgaaattgtgtggtttgtattgcatcttgtggcctataaatagatcacttgattgcatttgtaagtgtgattattattcttgaatcaaagtttagttgtttccttataattctctctttgagaattgttcttgttctttccccttttctttagtattctctcttgtgatcttacttccttcctttcttcttttaaattcttatgtcatttattattactttattattcaccgcctaaatggccggttaatttgtgcctttaaatttctgcaattttcattcttgtcatttaattgttcaccgcctaaatggacggttagtttcttgcctttaaattcttgcaattttaattcttgtatgttaattatctaccgcctaaatggccggttagtttcttctattttaattcctgtcatttaaattctgttatttaaattatgtcatttaaattgatgtcaattaatttaatagagatgagtagctaaatctaatcttgggttaaggcaaggacagtgtctaacgccaatgattcccaaagaaagctacgctttaaatgagtaacattggtttaaacttcaatatgagtgtgttttgattattgaaaaatcactaggtttggattggagcgtaagcctaacttagagctttcatgtcacgcatgagagttactagaactggaaacgctatcatacccaaacccggatgattaatttagttgttttgtgtattaattgtaattgaatttatggtagtttcttaaattagaatcccgcatatcatgtatggggattgcttaaactagagctatcattatctttaattgcatttaataacaaatcctcatatctgaaattaaattaatgttgctaatcttttatgctaatatttgggaatcaacgggttggcactgaaattgtcttaactcaagtactttccaatttcatattctcacgtttagtatttatttcaacttctgtcttgctttattttctagtatttgttatctaaaaaaatcataaaaaatcatgttatcaatccatctaaatgcgtgtgcgtgtgtgtgacattcttttttttcttttgccataaataaatctctcagtggacgacctggacttatccagaaagtataaatttaaatttgaactacaactgcactcgtacactaacgagtataaacctctcgcctaaataaataaataaaatataaaatttttattgtgttttgttttgtgttttaattgcagggtgagagtgcagtcaaattttggcgccgttgccggggagattgaggcaaaaacaaaaacgaaaaacagaatataagaagaagcatctcctgataaattcggtaactctgtttctttttactttatttttatttttgcatagtgtatgatacttaggtcaggtaaaactgtagaaaatcagtcactcatgtctcaacacaatgagaacatgccacttccacagaacatgtctgcacgtggtagtgaccacggtgaccctgatcccattgatcaggagatgatcagaccccttagggagtatcttcatcctcctaggcagacaaccccctcatgcattattcttcccatcaatcatcataggtttaacttcaaacctggcacaatccaattgttgccaacttttcatggcatggattctgaaaatccatatactcatatgaaagaatttgaggaagtatgtagcacttgcatggaccatacagcaaatgaggatgtcataagattaaaactctttccattctcactgaaagataaggcaaaaatatggttaagcactcttccacctagatctataggaacttggagagaaatgcaaacaactttcttaaaaaaatacttccctgccaacagaactgctactcttcaaagacaaatcatgaactttgcctgtaaaccaaatgagaattttgcgcaagcgtgggaaaggtttaaagaccttcttcacacttgtccgcaccatgcttttgagcaatggagagtggtcagtttctttcatgattcactcactccccaattgaaaatgctagtttttacaatgtgcaatggagaattctatgagaagactccagaagaagctttccacttctttgacacattggctgagaatacaaggaactgggaagttggtccaacatctgctcttgattcaagagaaaatccacaacctagagggagataccaactgagtgagagtgacgagttaaatgcaagactaactgctttaacaaagaaagttgaaaacatgcaacccaaaaatgtgcaatctgttaatcaagtggaagtaaagtgtgctgtgtgtgatgcaacagatcattcaactgaagaatgtcctaccctacctgctttcaaggaggtattgtatgggcagactaataacaatcattcacacaactttgaggggagacaaaatcaaaatcagagtggagcctattatgggaataatcagaactacaattcataccatcccaataatagaaatcaccccaatttttcttggagaaatgattctggaaatcattctcaacctcccttccctacacaacaacataccttccaacaaaatcaaggttcttcatccaatacttaccaacctcctcataggagatctttggaagataccttgcaccagttcatccaaagtcaaacaggtatcaataatcaggttgctcagcttgtcaaaaatcaagaccaaacaaacagagccatagaagacattaggagccagttgaccaagataacacaaacattgagtgtgagagaacccgggaggtttccatcccaaactaatcctaacccaattaggcaaaccaaccaggtagaagctttaaatagtgaaaccaacactcatgaacaagtgcaagcagtgactgccctaagaagtggaagaataattgagaaaccaactgatcctaggataaaccaacatgttgatgaagaaaaagaaccaaaagatcatgaatccaccgtggaaaaaaatgagaaaaatgagaaaaatgaaaaaaatgaaaaaaatgaaaaacaaaaagaagatgagaaagaaattcaatacaggcccaaaccaccttttccacaaaggttgaatcatttgaaaaaagagcaacaaaatggagatatatatgaagtgtttaagcaagtgagaatcaacatcccgctgttggatgcaatcaaacaaacaccttcatatgcaaagtttttgaaagatctgtgcactgtcaaaaggaaaacaaatgtgcatgaaaaggcattcttgactgaacaagtcagcgccattctccaattgaaaactcctcccaaatacaaagatccaggctgtccaaccattacatgcatcataggaagtcaaaaggttgatcgggcactcttggatttaggagctagtgtcaatttgttgccatacagtgtgtatcaacagttgggattaggtgagcttaaacccactagagtgacccttcagctggctgatcgatcagtcaaagttccacgaggaattgtggaggatgttctggtacaaatcgataagttctactttccagtagacttcatcgttttggacacccagccgcatcaggggcctcaacctcctgtgccagtcatcttaggtcgaccattccttgccacatcaaatgccatcatcaactgtaggaatggtg from Diospyros lotus cultivar Yz01 chromosome 4, ASM1463336v1, whole genome shotgun sequence includes the following:
- the LOC127799693 gene encoding uncharacterized protein LOC127799693, translated to MKESETIKEYSDKLLSISNKVRLLGSDLHDSRIVEKILVMVPEKFETTITTLENTKDLSKITLVELLNALQLQEQRSVMRQEGAVEGALPIKHQEGGKMRKKKNKRNFVANGDATANSNKNKTEG